From Hirundo rustica isolate bHirRus1 chromosome 1, bHirRus1.pri.v3, whole genome shotgun sequence, a single genomic window includes:
- the FZD8 gene encoding LOW QUALITY PROTEIN: frizzled-8 (The sequence of the model RefSeq protein was modified relative to this genomic sequence to represent the inferred CDS: deleted 2 bases in 1 codon), which translates to MEWSYLLEITSLLAALSLLQRAGCAAASAAAAASSSSSAKELSCQEITVPLCKGIGYNYTYMPNQFNHDTQDEAGLEVHQFWPLVEIQCSSDLRFFLCSMYTPICLEDYKKPLPPCRSVCERAKAGCAPLMRQYGFAWPDRMRCDRLPEQGSPDTLCMDYNRTDLTTAAPPPAKPPLRGSKPGSPAKAPPAAAPPAEAPRKPRPPPPCEPGCQCRAPMVSVSSERHPLYNRVKTGQIANCALPCHNPYFSPDERAFTAFWIGLWSVLCFLSTFATVSTFLIDMERFKYPERPIIFLAACYLFVSLGYLVRLVAGHEKVACSGGAGAGGAGAGAAGAGGGAAAGGGAGGRGAAGGAAELQPELAVAEHVRYESTGPALCTVVFLLVYFFGMASSIWWVILSLTWFLAAGMKWGNEAIAGYAQYFHLAAWLLPSVKSIAVLALSSVDGDPVAGICYVGNQSLENLRGFVLAPLLIYLAIGSMFLLAGFVSLFRIRSVIKQQGGPTKTHKLEKLMIRLGLFTVLYTVPAASVVACLFYEQHNRPRWEATHNCPCLRDQQPDQARRPDYAVFMLKYFMCLVVGITSGVWVWSGKTLESWRALCTRCCWASKGAAVAGSAGAGAGGQAVITTAGGLGAGGGGSLYSDVSTGLTWRSGTASSVSYPKQMPLSQV; encoded by the exons ATGGAGTGGAGTTACCTGTTGGAAATCACCTCGCTGCTCGCcgccctgtccctgctgcagcgcGCCGGCTGCGCCGCCGcctcggccgccgccgccgcgtcctcctcctcctcggcaAAGGAGCTGTCGTGCCAGGAGATCACCGTGCCCCTCTGCAAAGGCATCGGCTACAACTACACCTACATGCCCAACCAGTTCAACCACGACACGCAGGACGAGGCCGGGCTGGAGGTGCACCAGTTCTGGCCGCTGGTGGAGATCCAGTGCTCCAGCGACCTGCGCTTCTTCCTCTGCAGCATGTACACCCCCATCTGCCTGGAGGACTACAAGAAGCCGCTGCCGCCCTGCCGCAGCGTCTGCGAGCGGGCCAAGGCCGGCTGCGCCCCGCTCATGCGCCAGTACGGCTTCGCCTGGCCCGACAGGATGCGCTGCGACCGCCTCCCCGAGCAGGGCAGCCCGGACACGCTCTGCATGGACTACAACCGCACGGACCTCACCacggccgcgccgccgcccgccaaGCCCCCGCTCCGCGGCTCCAAGCCCGGCAGCCCCGCCAAggcgccccccgccgccgccccgccggccgAGGCCCCGCGCaagccgcggccgccgccgccctgcGAGCCGGGCTGCCAGTGCCGGGCGCCCATGGTGTCGGTGTCCAGCGAGCGGCACCCGCTCTACAACCGCGTCAAGACGGGGCAGATCGCCAACTgcgccctgccctgccacaaCCCCTACTTCAGCCCCGACGAGCGCGCTTTCACCGCCTTCTGGATCGGGCTCTGGTCCgtcctctgcttcctctccaCCTTCGCCACCGTCTCCACCTTCCTCATCGACATGGAGCGCTTCAAGTACCCCGAGCGCCCCATCATCTTCCTGGCCGCCTGCTACCTCTTCGTGTCCCTCGGCTACCTGGTGCGGCTGGTGGCGGGGCACGAGAAGGTGGCGTGcagcggcggcgcgggcgcgggcggcgcgggggccggggcggcgggggccggcggcggcgcggcggcg ggcggcggcgcgggggggcgcggcgcggcgggcggcgcggccgaGCTGCAGCCGGAGCTGGCGGTGGCCGAGCACGTGCGGTACGAGAGCACCGGCCCGGCGCTGTGCACCGTGGTCTTCCTGCTCGTCTACTTCTTCGGCATGGCCAGCTCCATCTGGTGGGTCATCCTCTCCCTCACCTGGTTCTTGGCTGCGGGCATGAAGTGGGGCAACGAGGCCATCGCCGGCTACGCGCAGTATTTCCACCTGGCCGCCTGGCTGCTCCCCAGCGTCAAGTCCATCGCCGTGCTGGCGCTCAGTTCTGTGGACGGGGACCCGGTGGCTGGCATCTGCTACGTGGGCAACCAGAGCCTGGAGAACTTGCGGGGCTTCGTGCTGGCGCCGCTGCTCATCTACTTGGCCATCGGCTCCATGTTCCTGCTCGCCGGCTTCGTCTCGCTCTTCCGTATCCGCAGCGTCATCAAGCAGCAGGGTGGCCCCACCAAGACCCACAAGCTGGAGAAGCTGATGATACGCCTGGGACTCTTCACCGTGCTCTACACCGTGCCAGCTGCCAGCGTGGTCGCCTGCCTCTTCTACGAGCAGCACAATCGGCCCCGCTGGGAGGCCACGCACAACTGCCCCTGCCTGCGTGACCAGCAGCCCGACCAGGCCCGCCGCCCCGACTACGCCGTCTTCATGCTCAAGTACTTCATGTGCCTGGTGGTGGGCATCACCTCTGGTGTCTGGGTCTGGTCTGGCAAGACCCTCGAATCCTGGAGGGCCCTCTGCACTcgctgctgctgggccagcaaaggtgctgctgtggcagggagcgcaggggcaggagcaggtggaCAGGCAGTAATCACCACGGCGGGAGGACTTGGGGCTGGAGGTGGTGGCTCACTCTACAGCGATGTCAGCACCGGCCTGACGTGGAGATCAGGCACCGCCAGCTCTGTCTCCTATCCCAAGCAGATGCCCCTGTCTCAAGTgtga